From a region of the Helianthus annuus cultivar XRQ/B chromosome 5, HanXRQr2.0-SUNRISE, whole genome shotgun sequence genome:
- the LOC110940940 gene encoding uncharacterized protein LOC110940940 — MHQISHNVVPHMMRLDARIMKLVRFFPQNTALISCRLGDGLWVSAKVCLLFISSTISPLTRVCSIVTIVESIELLTVSTTSIARNVEPTTQLILGYKSSFKLFGSQTEETQSQPSSAIPFEYCYELSPNQKTFEAPLMNLTMEGGDKYSVKNPFVFVPLEDGGTVFCLGIDKSEDVNIIGQNSS, encoded by the exons ATGCACCAAATATCGCATAATGTGGTCCCTCACATGATGCGGTTGGATGCGCGCATCATGAAGTTAGTCAGATTTTTTCCCCAAAATACAGCCTTG ATTTCTTGTAGGCTTGGAGACGGACTCTGGGTCTCGGctaaagtgtgtttacttttcATCTCCTCAACAATATCTCC ATTGACAAGGGTCTGTTCCATTGTGACAATTGTGGAATCTATAG AGTTGCTGACCGTGAGTACTACTTCCATTGCAAGAAATGTG GAACCAACAACACAACTGATTTTGGGTTACAAGTCTTCATTCAAGTTG TTTGGTTCACAGACGGAAGAGACCCAGAGTCAACCAAGTTCCGCCATTCCGTTCGAGTATTGCTATGAATTAAG TCCAAATCAGAAGACTTTCGAAGCGCCTTTGATGAATCTAACCATGGAAGGAGGAGACAAGTATTCGGTCAAAAATCCCTTTGTCTTTGTTCCTCTTGAA GATGGTGGAACCGTGTTTTGTTTGGGTATCGATAAAAGTGAGGATGTAAACATCATCGGGC AAAACTCTTCATGA